CTCCGGCAGCTCCGCGTGCTCGACCGGCCGGCCGTCCTCGTCGATCCGGTACCCGGCGGACAGCCGTGCCTGGTCCAGCCACCCGGCCGGCAGCAGGAACGTGCCGCTCTCCGCGGCCAGATGCTTCAGATCCGCCGGTACGTCCTCCACCCGGCCCAGGTCGACCGCGGCCCCGGCCTCGACCCGCAGGCAGAGCAGGTGCTTCTGCGGGTTGTCCCGGGCCAGCCGCTCGCCGTCCAGCGCACCCATCAGGAACAGGTTCGCCGAGGGTACGCCCTCCACCGCGACCCGCTGCGGCGTCCACGCGCACGTCACCCACAACCGGATCGGTTCCGCGTTCACCTCCGGCAGGTCCGGCAGCCAGCGCACCCCGTGCCGGCGGCTGCCCCGGCCGGGCACGGTCAGCGACGGGCGCGGGCTCGGTGCGGGCAGCACCCGCTCCGGCGGCGGCACCACCGCCATCGGCTCCGGCACCGTCACGACCGGCGTGGCCGCCGACGACGCCGGGTGCCGCCGGCGCGGGATCAGCCAGCCGTCGTCGTTGCGCCAGCGGCCGGTCTCCTCCGCGGTGCCCGGCTTCCCGGCCCGCAGCCAGCGCGCCGGGCGCAGCTGCTCGTCCACGGCCCGGGGCAGACCGTCCCGGACCACCACGGTCGCGCCCGGCGGCAGCGACCAGATCTCCACGCCCAGCTCCGGTTCCAGCAGGGCCAGGTGGCCGCGCAGGCCGCTCGCCCGCTCCGGCAGCACCGGCGTGACCAGCAGCAGGTCCTCGCCCGCCCAGCCGGAACCCGCCAGCAGCGCCCGCAGCTCGGCCACGCCGACCGCGAGGTTGCTGCCGTCGGCGTAGCGCAGCGCCAGCCGGCCGTCGTCCAGCACGGTCAGGTCGATCAGCGCGGTGCCCGGCTCCGCGGTCAGGTCCGCGTACCGCTCGCGCAGCGCGTCCTCCGGCTGCCGACCGGTGCTGATCAGCGACACCCCGCCGGCGGCCAGCACCGCCGGCCCGCCCCGCGGCACCAGCCGCCCGTCCCGGTCGGTGGTGAACCGGCCGGTCTCCGGCGCGTCCGGCGGCCGGAACGCGGCCCACCGGGACACGGCACCGGACCGGTCCCGGGCGGCCAGGTCACGCGAGCCACGCAGCAGCACCGCCTCGTCGCCGGGCGCGGGCGCCCACACGGTCGCGCCGGTCGCCTCCGCCAGCGCGGCCATCTCGGCCTCCAGGTGCGTCCGGTTCGCCTCGTCCTCCGGCCAGCGCATCCACAGCCGCAGGTCGCCGCCGTAGAGGTAGATCGAGGAGAGCGCGGCCGCGACGTCCCGGCCGGTGTAGCGGCTCCGCGTCGACGCGCCCGGCCGGTACGTGGACAGCCGGAACCCGCCGTCCCGCGTCGCCAACGCCACCGTGACCAGGTCCGGGTGTCCCACGCCGAGCCGGGCGGCCGCGGCCCGGCGGACCACGAAGTCCTCCCGGTTCGCGAACTCCAGCCCGCCCGGCAACGGCAGCGTCGCCAGCCCGGCCCGGGGCAGCACCAGGCCGCCGGCCAGGTCGAACCAGCCGGGCAGCGTGGTCGCCAACCGGGCCGGCTGGACCAGCTTCCAGTCGACCACCTCGCCGCTGACCCGGTCGACCGGCACCGCCTCCGCGTGCGTACCGCCCGGGCCGGGCAGCCGCTCCACCGTCGCACCGGTCGGTGTCACCAGGATGTCGCAGTCGAGCGCGTCCGCGACCCGGCTCAGCAGCTTCGCGCTGCGCGCGCCGTCGTCGACCAGCACCCGAAGATCCTTCCCGGGTACGGCGCACTCCTGCGCGTAGTCGGTCAGCTCCTCCGCGGTCAGCGCGGTCCCGGGCGCCTCCGGCCGGGCCAGCCCGCCGTCCCCGGTCCGCACCAGGACCAGGTCGCACAGGCCGTCCACCGGCGTCGGCGGGTCCACGGCCGGGTGCTCCGGCACGGGATCGGGCATCGGCTGTCGGCTGGCTCGCAAACCGTCCTCGCTGTCCTGGGTTCCGGGGTGTTCATCGCGGGTCGTTCAGGCGCCGGCTCGGTCCGCGCCGGACGGTCCTCATTCTGCGGCCGGGACGGCACCGAACCGCACCGACCAGCGCGCGGCCGGAGCCGGACCGATGATCAGGGGTACGGTCCGCTGCCGGCCCTGCGGCATCGCGCGCAGCGGGGACGCCAGCGCCGGGGCGTCCGCGCCCGCGCAGACCAGCACCCGGACCTTGGCGTCCGACCGGTCCGCGGCCAGCGCGGCCACCGACTCGATCCGCCGGCACCGGCCCGGGATCGTCTCGCCCAGCACGTCGCCGATGACCAGCACGTCCGTGTCCTCGCCGAGCCGGGTCACCAGCGCCAGCCCGTGCCGCCGGGCCGCCGCCGCGTCACCGCCCAGCGTGACCGCGTCCGGCGCGACCGCCAGGTCCACCCACAGGCGCCGGCCGTCGTGCTCGCCGAGGATCACCGGCGCGCCGGCCGGCGGCGGCGCCTGCCCGTCGTCCAGCCAGCCGTAGGCGGAACCCCACCGGGCCGGGCGCGCGCCGATCAGCCGTACGTCGGCCGGAACCGTGTCGCAGACCAGTTCCGTGACGAGCGCGGCGAACGGGTTCGCCGACGACGCGGGCAGCAGCGCCGCGCCGCTGATGTCCGGCATCGCCGCCGCGAACCCGCCGGACTGCCCCGGCCGGCCCGGCGACGTGGTGCCGGCCTTCCAGAGCCCGCTGTCCGACGGCGACGCCGGAAGCGACGCCTCCCCGGCCCGCTGCTCCGGCACCCGCGGCGGAACCAGCCCTTCCACCCCCGCCGCCACCGGCTCCGCCACCGACCCCGGCGTCACCGCCACAGCTTCGGGCGTTCCCGCCGTGGCCGGTCCCGGCGTTCCCGCCGCCACCGGCCCAGGCGTCCCCGCCGGTGCCGGTGTTCCCGGCTCCGGTCCCGACGGTTGGCCGGGCGTCTCCGGCGTCCGCGGCGACGCGGTGCCGGGACGGCCCCCGGAGGCGTCCGCGCGGGACTCCGCCGGGTGCGTCCCGGCCTCGTCCACCGGGCTCGACGACGAGGTGATCACCGGCGCCGGACCCGACGTCGGCGAGGCGCCGCCGGCGGCCGCCTCCGACGTCCCGGCGACCCGCTCCCGCGGTGTTCCCGCGGTGCCCGGCTCGGCGAACGTGCCGGACCGGCCCGCCGCACCCGATTCGGCGGGTGCGCCGTTCCAGCCGGTCCCGCGCGATTCGGCGAACGTGCCCGTGTGCCCGGGCGCGGGTGTTCCCGCGCCGGCGTCGGCGAACGTGTCGCTCCGCCCGGGCACGCGATCTTCCGCGCCCGGGCCGGCGAAGGTGCCGCTCCGTTCGGGTGCGCGCGATTCCGTGCCTCGGTCCGTGGGCGTGCGCGTTCCCGCGTCGGCGAACGTGCCGCTCCGCTCGGGCGTGTGCGTTGCCGCGTCGGCGTAGGTGCCGCTCCGCTCGGGTGTGTGGGCGCCCGCGTCCGGGGCCGTGGGCGTGCTGGTTCCGGTGCCGGGGTCGGCGAACGTGCCGCTCCGCTCGGGCGTGTGCGTGCCCGCGTCGGCGAACGTGCCGCTCCGCTCGGGTGTGCGGGGGCCCGCGCCCCGGTCCGCGGGTGCGTGAGTCCCCGCGTCGGCGAACGTGCCGGGCCCGGTCTCCGGCCGCGTGCCGTGGCCGGCCGGATCGCCGGCCGGCGGGGTGAGTCGTCCTGGCTGCGCGGGCGGCGTGAACGTGCCGGTCGACGGCGCCCAGCTCTGCGACGACTCCGGCTGCTGCGCCGGTCGGCGGCCCGGCGTGCCGGTCTCGGCGGTGGACACCGGCGTCCAGATCGGCGTGCCACCACGCGTCGTCGGCCGCCGTCCCGGCGTGTCGCCGGCCGGCCGGGTGCGCGGCGTCTGCGGCCCGTCGGCACCGGGCCGGCCCTCGCCGGCCCGGTCCGAAGCCGCACGCGCCGGCGCGTCACCGGCCGGCGTCCGTCCCGGCGCGCCGGCGGGAGTGCGTCCCGGCTGATCAGACGGTGTGCGGTCGGGCGCGCCGGCGGCGGGTGCGCGTCCCGGTGCGCCGGCGGCCGGTGTGCCGCCGGCTGATGTGCGGCCCGGTGCACCGGCGGCAGGCCTGCCCCCTCGCGGATCGTCGCCCGCACCGCGTCCCGGCGTATCCCGTCCCGGCGTACCGCCGCCCGAAGCGCCCGGTCCGCGGGTGGGCCGGGCAGCGGAGGACGTCCGGCCCGGCTCCGCGCCGGCCGGTGCCGCCCGTTCCGGTGCCGGTGGTGACTCGGCCGGCCGGCCGCCGGACCTGGCCGGCGTCGCCGGTTTCCGCTGCCGCGGCACGGACGTGCCCGGGCGGGCCGTCGCCGTCCCGCCGCTGCGCTCGGCGGCCGCCGCGCCGCCGCCCGCGCGGGCCCGGACCGGGCGCCGCCGGCCCATCAGCGCGACCTGCGCCCAGACCAGCAGCAGCACCGCGAGCACGATCAGCGCGATCCGCAGCGCCATGGGGGAGTAGAGCAGGTCCAGGGCGCCCGGCTCCGACCGGCCGTCGCCGTCCTGGGCCGCGGCCGGCGGCGGTTCGGCGGTGTCCGGCGTGGCCATGGCCGGTGCCGGCGTGTCGGGTCCCGCGGTCGGTGTGATCGCGGGCAGCGGGCCGGTCCGCACGCCGGACCCGCTCGCGTCCTCGGGCAGCACCAGGATCCAGCCCGGTTCGACGGAGGTGGGATCGGTCATGCTGCGCCCGTCCGGCTGCGGCCGGCCCTCGTTCAGCTCGAAGATCTCCTGGTACCGGTTGCCGTCCCCGAGCGTCTTCGAGGCGATCTGGAACAGGAACTCGCGCTGCCCGTTGATCGGCGGGCCGACCACGTAGTACTTACCGGTCTCCTCCGGCGCGCGCGCCGCGACCAGCGTGAACGCGCTGCTCGTGACGGGTGCGGCGGACGTCGCGAGCGTGCCGGCCGGCAGTGCCAGCAGGGACACGATGCCGAGCACCGCAAGTCGACGCGTCATGCACACATAGTCCTTCTCCGGGAGTCGTCACCGCGCTCCGGGGTTCGCCACCCAGATCGTGCACGGATCGGTGAACCTGGGCGTTCCGTCCACCGTTCTCAGGGTGTTCTTCCAAGCCTGGAGGCGTTATGAGCGGAATTACACCGTATTTGCAGGGCGGGGGCAACGCGGCCGACGCCTGTCGCGAGGCCGCGGCCGACATCGCCGCCCGCCTCGGCACGCTGCGTAACCACCTGGCCGGTCTGGACGCGGACCGGCTCCGGATGCCGCCGTCCCGTCTCGCGGACCTGCTGGCCGGGTACGACATCTACGCGCGCATGCTCGACGACGCGCTGCACGACATCGCGGGTGGCCTGCAGCGGACGGCACCGGCACCGCGCCGGTCCGATGTGGAGCTCGCCGGTGGGGAGTACCGATGACCCCGGCCGACCCGTCCGACGCCGGGGAGATCATCGGCGTGCTCGCCGCGGACATCGCGCAGCGGCTCGCCGTCCTGCGCCGTGAACTGGAGCCGACCCGGGAGCTGTGGTCCGGCGACCGGGTCGCGCTCGGGCCGGCGGCGGAGTGGACGCTGGCGGCCGACGGCCTGCTCGGCCGGGACGGCGTGGTCGCGCTGGTCAGCGATGCGATGAAGATCACTTGGCCCGGGTACGCGGGCGTGGGCTGGACCGATGCCGTGGGCGAGCGGGCCGCGCCGGTGCGGGACCGATGAGACTACGGCAGGATGTCGCTGCCGTCGTGCGGCGTTCCCGGAGGGAGTGACCAGCGTTGAGTGCGTCCACATGCGACGACGGGACCGCGCGGTCCCTCGTCGGCTTCCTGGTGCTCGGCCGGCTCACCGAGGCCGAGCACGGGAGGGTGACGGCGCACCTGGAGACCTGCGCGTCCTGCCGCGTGGAGCGCGACCAGCTGGAGAGGGTCGTCGCGGTGCTCCGCATGCTGGGCGAGGACGAGGCCGGCGAGCTCGTCGACGAGTTCGGCCTGGACGGGGCCGGCACCGCCGCGGACGACCAGCTATTCGGCGCACCCGGTGCCCCGCGCCCGTTCCTGCCGACCTCGCTGCTGCCGGTCTCCGCGATCCCGATCTCCGGCATTCCCGTCTCCGGCATCCCGATCTCCGGCATCCCGATCTCCCCGGCGGAGCCGCCGCTGCCCACGGCACGCGCGGTGGTCCGCCCGCCGGGCGAGTCGCAGGCGTACCGTGCGGTGGCCCGCCCGCCCGCGGAGTTCCCGGCGAACGCCGCGGTGTTCCGCGGGCTCGACCAGCCGCCGGACCCACGCGGACCGGCCGGTGCGCGGGCCGCCGATCCCGCGGCCGCCGGCGACGGCGACGAGTCGGTGACCGGTTACCGGCCGGATCCGGCCACGTCCCAACCGAACCGGCTCGGCCCGGCCGCGACCCACCCCGACTGGCTCGGCCCGGCGGCGTCCCAGCCGAACCGGTTGGGCCCGGCGGCGTCCCAGCCGAACCGGGTCGGCCCGGGCACGGCTCAGTCCGACTGGCTGGACCCGGCGGGTTCCCAGGCCAGCCGGCTGGGCCCGGCGGCGTCGCAGGCGAACCGGGTCGGTCCGGCGGGTTCCCAGGCCAGCCGGCTGGGCCCGGCGGCGTCGCAGGCGAACCGGGTCGGTCCGGCGGGTTCCCAGGCCAACCGGCTGGACCCGGCGACATCCCAGGCCAACCGGACGAACCGGACCGATCCGGCGGGATCGCAGGCGAGCCGGCTGGAGGCGGCCGTCCGGCCGGCGACCGGCGAGCTGCGTCCCGTCGCCCGGATCGGCCCGGTACCCGCCATCGACCGTGCCCAGCTGCGGCTCGGCGAGGGCTACCTGCCGCCGCGGCCCACCACCGGCCCGCTGGCCCGCGGTCCGCACTCGCACCGCCGCGCGCGCTCCCGCCGCCGTACCCGGGTGCTGGTGGTGGCCGGGGTGCTCGTCGTCGCGGTGGGCACGGCCCTGCTGATCCGGCCGCTGCTGACGGAGGACCCGCCGCCCGTGGTCGCGGTCGCCTCGATCGACGACGAGGTGAGCGGCGTGTCCGTCTCCGCCGTGCTCTACGAGGAGGACGGCCGGGTGAGCGTGCGACTCACCGCGGACGGGCTGGTCGCCGGCACCGCCTACGAGCTGTACGTGGTCCAGGACGACGGCACGGACCTGCTGCTCGGCGCGCTGTCCGGCGACCCCGGCGGCGGCACGTTCACCGGCGACCTCCCGCTGCCGGCCGATCAGCTCTGGTACTTCAGCGTGCGGGAGGTCGGCGGTGCGCTCACCGTCTCCGCGAACGTCGTCGAGGGCTCGCCCACGCCGGGCGAGCCGGATGCGGAAACGCCATGACGAGCGAGTCCCGGCCGTACCCACAGGTCATCGCAGTCAGTGAGGTCATGATTCCGATGGGGAGCACCGCCCACCGTCAAGATTCATCGGGAAAACCCCCACGAACGATGAACTCCGGTGACGACCCGTCCGTTATCAGTCCCATGGATCCGGCCACGGGCAGCGCGCCGCCGAGCGAGGTGTCGTCACTGCCGACTCACGACGAGGCACTGCGGCTCGCCTACGAGACCCACGGCCCCATCCTGCTGAACTACCTGTTGCGTCTGACCAGCGGAAACCGCGGCATGGCCGAGGACATCCTGCAGGAGACGCTGATGCGGGCGTGGAACCATCCGGAGGCGCGCACCGCCGACGGGCAGTGGAGCCGCGGCTGGTTGTTCACGGTGGCCCGGCGGATCGCGATCGACCACATCCGGGCGGCTCAGGGCCGTCCGGTGGAGCAGCTCGACGAGCGGCTCGAGGAGCGGCACGCCGCGGCCGACGAGATCGACCGGCTGATCAACACCCGGGAGATCCGGGACGCGGTGGCCCGGCTCCCGGTGCGGCTGCGCAGCGCGCTCATCGAGATCTACTTCCAGGAGCGCTCGGTGGCCGAG
This genomic window from Catenuloplanes niger contains:
- a CDS encoding zf-HC2 domain-containing protein gives rise to the protein MSASTCDDGTARSLVGFLVLGRLTEAEHGRVTAHLETCASCRVERDQLERVVAVLRMLGEDEAGELVDEFGLDGAGTAADDQLFGAPGAPRPFLPTSLLPVSAIPISGIPVSGIPISGIPISPAEPPLPTARAVVRPPGESQAYRAVARPPAEFPANAAVFRGLDQPPDPRGPAGARAADPAAAGDGDESVTGYRPDPATSQPNRLGPAATHPDWLGPAASQPNRLGPAASQPNRVGPGTAQSDWLDPAGSQASRLGPAASQANRVGPAGSQASRLGPAASQANRVGPAGSQANRLDPATSQANRTNRTDPAGSQASRLEAAVRPATGELRPVARIGPVPAIDRAQLRLGEGYLPPRPTTGPLARGPHSHRRARSRRRTRVLVVAGVLVVAVGTALLIRPLLTEDPPPVVAVASIDDEVSGVSVSAVLYEEDGRVSVRLTADGLVAGTAYELYVVQDDGTDLLLGALSGDPGGGTFTGDLPLPADQLWYFSVREVGGALTVSANVVEGSPTPGEPDAETP
- a CDS encoding sigma-70 family RNA polymerase sigma factor — translated: MDPATGSAPPSEVSSLPTHDEALRLAYETHGPILLNYLLRLTSGNRGMAEDILQETLMRAWNHPEARTADGQWSRGWLFTVARRIAIDHIRAAQGRPVEQLDERLEERHAAADEIDRLINTREIRDAVARLPVRLRSALIEIYFQERSVAEAAQNLAVPEGTVKSRTFYALRALHEDLTTRGFTL